From the genome of Anaplasma ovis str. Haibei, one region includes:
- a CDS encoding zinc-ribbon domain-containing protein has protein sequence MHPLLRITGADAMKIECKNCHATYSVASDKMPAKGKKVKCTNCGNVWFFSAEESTAPSASSSHAAKLGGMARRGRGRDPFTWKDCVLIVMMVPLVFFFSSTFQKKVPYRFRKAYRFAEIYDTSHIKLRESRVKILSVDGEELAVKISWSIENTAGDERFIPGVHLAFYDKNSKKVFSRKVEVNKYGLIPGNTRLQFEKTVSGVPNNVATMKVKVGNAFEVLFY, from the coding sequence GTGCACCCGTTGTTACGCATTACCGGCGCCGATGCGATGAAGATAGAGTGCAAAAATTGCCATGCAACCTACAGCGTAGCCAGTGACAAGATGCCTGCTAAAGGGAAAAAAGTCAAGTGCACAAACTGTGGAAATGTGTGGTTTTTTTCTGCTGAGGAAAGCACAGCTCCATCTGCAAGCAGCTCACACGCTGCAAAACTTGGCGGCATGGCTAGGCGTGGCAGGGGGCGCGATCCTTTCACGTGGAAGGACTGTGTGCTCATTGTAATGATGGTTCCGCTCGTATTTTTCTTTTCCTCTACGTTCCAGAAGAAAGTCCCTTATAGGTTCAGAAAGGCGTACCGATTCGCGGAAATCTATGACACCTCTCACATCAAGCTTCGGGAATCCCGGGTCAAAATTCTGAGTGTTGACGGAGAAGAACTAGCGGTCAAGATAAGCTGGTCAATAGAGAACACGGCGGGTGATGAGCGCTTTATTCCTGGCGTGCATCTAGCTTTTTATGACAAAAATTCCAAGAAGGTATTCTCCCGTAAAGTAGAGGTGAACAAGTACGGACTCATACCTGGAAACACGAGGCTGCAGTTCGAAAAGACCGTTAGCGGAGTACCCAACAATGTGGCAACCATGAAAGTGAAGGTAGGAAATGCCTTTGAGGTCTTGTTCTACTGA